A segment of the Cydia splendana chromosome 16, ilCydSple1.2, whole genome shotgun sequence genome:
gttgcccacacccatactaaaaaaacggtggggaacaaataaaatgtgagactgtgacaaggacaaacaataatagctctttcgctgctactcctactgaaagatacataagactatcctgttcggtcacttctccccagctccccaccctcatgccaaatccagttttaatactagattcacgggcccaatacattccacgactcttctctttccgaacagactctagaagatattattatattcaaaacatattcaaaaaacattattatatgtattgttatttttttaatgggtcagcaaaaagatttttttttaaattttatttcataaagtAATTGTACGATTAGTCGATTACGATACACATAGGGAGCGTGTACGGAAGGAACTATTGAGGACAGCAAAGGAGCCTCTGTGAAATCAAGTTTAAGTTTTCGATTTAGGCCACATGGTGACACACGCTCCAATTAGTACAGTCCCTGTATGAATTTATCGTTATTAAGTTCATAATAATTACAATATTAAGTCGGACCATGCTAAGTTTTTATGGCAAATGCTACATCAAATCTAGCGCCACTCTAATCTATTACTATTAGATCTCATTACGGGGTTGACATCGTCACTGCGTGACAAAACCCCTTAAAAAaagattaaaagaaaaaaaaatctaacgcTCCTATCGGATCGGATATGTATGCATTGTTACTGCCAAGCTTATGCAAACTTAGCGTAGTCTAGTCGGAGTCTTTCTTTGTACTTATTAAATTCGCCTTTTTTACGTACAATATGATTTTCTATTTGCATTTTAACATTAAACAAATGGTAGTAATTTTCTTTGATTTGTGGCTTTGCAGTAGGTAATGGTGCCGTGGTTAGTCTTTGTTGGCTTGTGATCCTTGATGGAAATACATAAGATAATATCGCCTGTATGTAATTATATATCGTTTCAGGTTGGCGCTGATTTAGTTTTTGTTATCACTACTGAGAATGCAGCACCAGTAATAAAATCGTATAGCCCAGATCTTATCGTTTATCCTTATTTAAGCTCCAAGAACTTACCAATAATTGAAACATTGCTAAAGAAAATGGATATAATCATAATCGGGCCAGGATTAGGAAGGGAagaaaacacaatgacattaaCTTATGACATCATAGAAGCCTGCAAGATGTTAAAGAAGCCATTGATTATTGATGCTGATGGCCTGTACGCAGTTTCAAATAATTTGACTATTATTAAGGGATATCCCTTACCAGGAGCTATCCTTACCCCCAATAATAAGGAAGCAAAGAGATTTATTACTGCAATTTCTAGCAATAGCACTTGGTACACTTTCTGGGGAGACAATGTTAGCGTTTTGCATAAAGGAGGTGAAGATCACTACTACTCCAGTATTGCTTCTTTCGATTGGACTTTGTCAAAAGGAGGATCTGGTCGAAGAGCCGGTGGGCAAGGTGATATACTTTCTGGAGCTTTGGGTACTTTTTATACATGGGCTTTGAAATATGATCTTTGTGATAACGAAAAGTCTGTTCAACTTGCACAAAGTGTGGCTGCTTTTTTATCTGCTAGGTTTACGAGAATATGTAATTATAAAGCTTTTTGCATTCATGGTCGCAGTATGACTGCTTCAGATATGATTAACCAGATTCATGCCTCATTTGATGCTTTATTTTTgtgaatttataataatattgtgtATACTCATGCAAGTCTTGTAAATCATATACAAAttacagtttatttttaaatctgcTATACAGTTATCATTTCAAGTCGCTGAACCCTGTTAGAGTCGATCAAAGTAACTCTGCAAAGACTTTATAAAGAAAGAAGTGCCAAGATAGCTTAGGCGGCCGATAatgtattttcaaatatttatttcaattttatatcagTTTGTCTGaaactcgtaagtaggtaaatgGATATTTTTGGAGAAGAATTACAGTAACAAAGTGTTGgaaggtttttattttaatttttacattttaatatacTTTCGCGTAATAAAGGCGAATCAAATGATATGACATCTTATCTTTCATCAAAATCGGCTCAGCCGTTTTGTAGTAAGGAGGAAACATACTATGTTATACATGTATTGTAAACTAAACTGTTAGGGATGGATATATATACAAGTCGAACACATAAGCCTCTTATTGGATTCGGCGCAGTCGAGTGACAacgagaaaaaatatttaagacgaAAAAAATACTAATGCAGAAGAAAATCGGTTAGAATCGGACTTGACTGCATTAATCGATTTAGGGTTTCTATTAATATGGCAACATCTGTTTAAGTGTCAATTTTGACATAAACAAGCGACGTTCATAAACATACTCTTCAAAAATGTAAAAccaaaaatatttgttattgTTATCAGTTTCATTTATTACATTACAAAATCAGTGAAGTTTATGTTGTGTAGTTGAGATTTTCATCTCTAATGACCATCCTATTCCAATAATGTTATACAAACCTTAAATTTATGTAGTAACTTATTATTTTCACACGGGTGTAACACATTTTGAACGGTGTTTCTTCGCCATCGCGCAATCGGAACATTATAGCAAATTTAGTTTTCCTTTATCAAATCATAATATCTGGTAGAATTTACTCAAGGACATTcaattagcaaaataatataattcaatgtAGTAGCGATAAGGGCAAAGTAGCTCCACTGACATGGAGGACGAAATCGAGGAATGTGTTCGAAAGAAAATACAATGGGCTAAGCTGCCAGCAAACGTTAAAAAGGTAAACTGATATGGTTTGATAAGTTTGTGTAATCTGAGCttattaaagtaataaattGTATACTTGATACTTAATACCTTCAGGACATTATGTCTTAATTATGGTCATCATCAGACTTTactataaaagtaaacaaaacatTGATATCCACATGAAACTTGGTATATTTGCTATCTGTATTGTTTGTAATCTTAGTGAGATTCTTATTGGAATTACTATTTTAAATCAGAAGTAtgattaaacatttatttcagcTGCTAGGGGATTCCAGCAAGGAGTATGAGAGATATATATTTGAATTCAGTATTAAAAATCAACTCCGGTACAGGGGAAGTCTTGGTAagttttattatttcaaaatttataatatagttttttattatgaatatttttgtttttattttctactaAGAACTTATGAAGCAAGGCTACTAAAGAATACAAAGGAGTGCGCCTAACTTTTGTGACTATCCCTACAAAATGTGTTCAACAGTTACTAGATTAAAATGATTGGGGTCACTTTTTCTTACTCTTATTGAATAGTAATCAATAGAGATGCCCTGAATAGTGATTTTGGCCGAATACcaaatagttgccgaatattcgtggcatctctagtaatCAACATATGaactaaatttaatttttttttaaattattaataaaatctgTTACCCATGTTGTTATGTTGCAGTGCGGACAGTCCAGAAAGATGAAAGGAAATATTACGAGACTCTTGTGCACAGCAGCATTCAAAGGCTCATGCTGTACCCCTACCATCTGGCCGATATGATTGTCAAAGGTAAAAGGCTAAGTTGCTTAGTTGTTaattttttaaaagttttttatGTAATAGGAAGCAAACAAGCAGACGAGCCACCTGATGGGGAGCAGTCAtcgccgcccatggacataagcaacatcagaGGAgctgggtgaatcaactttttcctGTCACTAGTTACCATGGTTAtggtctcctgggtcactcttaaaatatattttttttttgtagggaCTGAAATGAACCAATCTTGAATTTTGTGgtagttataaggcctttcgataatgggacatctactaagcatgtttgtagaacatggtacggcagttcttctaacaaactatgctactattgtctcctggctgatgggacagaataacaacaagaaatagttgatcgacccaGATACCTATGCATAGCCAACCTTACAAAAATtactgtattttttaaattgcatGGTAGTATTGCCTTGTCTGCCGACTAACAATAAGTGAGCTTAAACCCACTTCCAAACATGGTAGACTCATGCATTCCATTAAGGTTTACAATGGCAtgttgtatatgtataataggCGTGGCGATCAAAGTGTTAAACTGTTTACAGTGTGTTTTAAGTGTAAAAATTAGTTTAATGTGACTTACAACTGTTGATCAAAAAGATGACCATTGCGTAAAATGGCACCTACTAATCCTACTATATTAGTTGTCATGTTTCAGGTCTGCGGATAACCCCGTTCATCTACTACGTGGAGGTGGTGGCTTTGCTGATCGAGCTGGAGAAGAGCTATGACACCATGCCCAACTTTACGGCTGCCGATTGTAAGACATTATCATGACATACTTTTATAACTTTGATAACATTTTGAATGACAAACTCGACAAACACTTAAGACAACTAACAAAATGAACAttaattgttaaaaataacaagtggtgtgatatacacgcatcagctTTCACATGGTTTTTTTGTCCACTACATTTTTTGCTGAGTATTTTTGAccaattatatttttaagcaaagtttgttataaatattttgagaaTGAACCTTAGGTCACAAAAAGTCTATTTCCTTCGAAACATGTCACCACATACCACaagtagtaaaaaaataattaaatagaaaGTCTTTTAACTTATTGCCAAAAGCTTATCCTTCTGCTTGATATTTCCTATCAAATAAACACTAAATATGTACGCATTAGTAATTTTTCTTGACGCGACATTACGGCAAATTAGCATACTTACAATGACATATTTCAGGTCTTCGCTTACTAGGCATCGGCCGCAACGAATACCTCGAGCTCGTGGCCAAGTCGCGCTCCCTCGGCCGCCGCGGGCGCTCCAAAGCCATTAGGGCATTACTACCGAGGGTTCCACTCAACATCCCCATGCAGCCGTGGTGGCGGATCGAGCTGGGCTATGTGTTAGAAGCCGATGTTAAGGTGAGTGCTAgtaatatggggcattatctatgaaaagggacattattgtcgatggcgctcaCGCCGCACAGCATTGCGTGGGATTGTATTTATAACGGAGCATCATTTAATAATGGCTACGCGCCATCGACAataggtcccttttcatagataacgtcacatatggtTGAGTTGGTATTTTAGAGTGTTGATAAATTGAAACATGTTTTTGTTAATGCTTaatttttgttaatatttaatggCCTACGAGAAGGCCACGGTAACCGCTTTTGTTAACCGAATGGTGTGCCAACTAATCCTTTTGTTGCTAGCCGCTCAACGACCAGGAACGGGAGTTGATCGACCTCCTGATCGACCGCGGTTCTCAAACTGCCGGCACTCTCGACTACAACACCGTTAAGACCTTGTACAGGTAACTACATGCTTATCAGTACATAATTAACTAAATGAATGAATAACATTTTCTATAGCTTGGTCTCTAAGAAGCTTTTGATCGTGCACAGAATTGGCATCTTTTGTGGCATCAATGTTAAAATTGATGATTTTGTCGCTGACTATAATTTCCCAAAATCTCTAAATGCCAATAGTTATTAatcaaaaccggccaagtgcgagtcggactcgcgttccaagggttccgtatattacacaatttttaacaatcagtgccggattaagatattttgatgccctaagcatttctaggtgccccctctccctagggtcatcaagattacattgattttttggtaaattgagagaagttcattgccgcattacagctgagaatggaaatcagtcacatcattttatcacgaaaattgacagtgccgcagcagtaatgttgcaacagagtacgtaatgctgttgcagtcgccacccgaatgtcacctttatcatagcgtagaaagtaatagaaacgcgagcgaagcgagcgcggaaatttttcgatataaaaacgcaatatgatagacagttgtacatttttacttttagtatggaaatcagtcacatcattttatcacggaagttgacagtactgcagcagtaacgttgcaacagagtaatgttgctgcagtcgccacccgaatgtcacctttatcataccttataaagtaattgaaaacgcgagcgaagcgagcgcgaaaatttttcgatataaaaacgcaattttagttttagtcccaaccaggcgcgaatccaggatttcatacagagaagggatgggacagttttctatcagcctagcttcgcatagggctcgatatttaagggtctcagcgaggttgttttcatgcataaaatatgcaagaaagcagagagcttggaattgaattggcgaagtgtgagaaatgcagtaggcccagctgcgaaagaggaaagcttggatttggatccacgcccaagtgtaattaaggcagaagatcaactttgccgtaaggcagaaggcctcgcataagacctaacgccgaaccgcaaaagagtgggttgaaatcgaatctatgcatgtaatcacgactcttctactgctaccgattgtttcccaaagaattacgcgccattatttttgcaaattagcttt
Coding sequences within it:
- the LOC134798379 gene encoding ATP-dependent (S)-NAD(P)H-hydrate dehydratase-like, with product MNSILKCFTVIGLYFFVLMTKMVTSSIVEECSTIDNLNEERLLSLGKIIVPEFEGKSKGDAGKICVIGGSTEYTGAPYFSAISSLKVGADLVFVITTENAAPVIKSYSPDLIVYPYLSSKNLPIIETLLKKMDIIIIGPGLGREENTMTLTYDIIEACKMLKKPLIIDADGLYAVSNNLTIIKGYPLPGAILTPNNKEAKRFITAISSNSTWYTFWGDNVSVLHKGGEDHYYSSIASFDWTLSKGGSGRRAGGQGDILSGALGTFYTWALKYDLCDNEKSVQLAQSVAAFLSARFTRICNYKAFCIHGRSMTASDMINQIHASFDALFL